The genomic region GCAGAAGATCCTCGACAGCGGCGGCCGTGTGGCGCGCTTCGAGAAGCGCTACGGCAAGCGCGCCGGGGCGAGCGAGAAGGCCGCGTCCGACAACTAGCTGCATTTCCGGCGCCCGATCTGTCGCATTCGCGTCAGCCCGGGCGCCGGTTTGCGTTTCGGGGAAGGAGGCCATCGTGAGGGACCAAGTGAGCGACCACGCACCAAGGGTCGAGGCACTGCTGGCTGAACACGGCGACCTCGAGCGTCAGCTGTCTGATCCCGGACTGCACGCCGACGCGGCAGCAGCCAAGCGGGTCGGCCGCCGGTTCGCCCAGATATCGCCGATCGTCTCGACGTACCGCAAGCTCGAGTCGGCCAAGGGCGACCTCGAGGCTGCCCGCGAGTTGGCCGCCGACGACGACTCCTTCGCCGCGGAGATCCCCGATCTCGAGGCCAGTGTCGACGCGCTCGGCACCCAGCTCGCGGACCTGTTGGCGCCGCGCGATCCGCACGACGCCGACGACGTCGTCCTCGAACTGAAGTCGGGCGAGGGCGGCGAGGAGTCCGCATTGTTCGCCGCCGACCTCGCACGCATGTACATCAGATACGCCGAGCGGCACGGCTGGACCGTGACGGTGCTCGACGAGAACACCTCCGACCTCGGCGGTTACAAGGACGCGACCCTGACCATCGCCAGCAAGGGCGACTCGGCAGACGGCGTGTGGGCGCGCCTGAAGTTCGAGGGCGGCGTGCATCGCGTCCAGCGAGTCCCCGTCACCGAGTCGCAGGGGCGCGTGCACACGTCGGCCGCCGGAGTCCTCGTCTACCCGGAACCGGAGGACGTGGCCGAGGTTCAGATCGACGAGTCCGATCTCCGCATCGACGTCTACCGGTCCTCGGGCAAGGGCGGCCAGGGCGTCAACACCACCGACTCCGCGGTGCGCATCACCCACCTACCCACCGGCATCGTCGTGACCTGCCAGAACGAGCGCTCGCAGCTGCAGAACAAGGCGCGCGCCATGGTCGTGCTGGCCGCCCGGCTGCAGGCCCTCGCCGAGGAGCAGGCCCAGGCCGACGCCTCGGCCGACCGGGCCAGCCAGATTCGCACGGTCGACCGCAGCGAGCGGATCCGGACCTACAACTACCCGGAGAACCGGATCGCCGACCACCGGATCAACTTCAAGGCGCACAACCTTGACCAGGTCCTCGACGGCGACCTCGACCCGTTGTTCGACGCGCTCGCCGCCGCCGACAAGCAGGCCAGGCTGCAGCAGGCATGATCTGCCGCAGGTCAGCGTGACGGTGGCCCCGCGGCTACGCCAGATCATCGACGAGGCCACCGCGACGCTCGCCGCCGCGGGTGTCGACAGTGCGGCGGCCGACGCCGAGCACCTCGCCGCGCATGTGGCCGGTGTCGATCGCGGACGGCTGTTCATGCTCGCCCCCGACGAGGAATTCCTTGCCCGCTATCGCGACCTCATCGAGGCGAGGGCACGGCGGATACCACTGCAACACCTCACTGGGACCGCCGCCTTCGGTCCGGTCAATCTGAGTGTGGGCCCTGGCGTCTTCATTCCCCGGCCCGAGACCGAGTCGCTGCTCGAATGGGCTCTGGCACAGCCACTTCCGGACCAGCCGGTGATCGTCGATCTCTGCACGGGTTCCGCCGCGCTGGCCGTCGCGCTGGCACAGGCTCGGCCGCAGGCGACCGTCATCGCGGTGGACGACTCCGCCGCGGCCCTGGCCTTCGCGCGCCGAAATGTGGCGGGCACGCAGGTCGAGCTCGTCGAGGCCGACGTCACCGCTGACGGGCTGCTGGCTGACCTCGATGGGCGCGTCGATCTGATCGTCGCCAACCCGCCCTACATCCCGCTGGGTGCAGAACTGGAACCTGAAGTCGCTCATCACGATCCCGAGCACGCGCTGTTCGGCGGGCTCGACGGCATGGTCGTCATAGAGCCCCTCGTGGCGCACGCGGTGCGGCTGCTGCGGCGGGGGAGTGGGCGCATCGGGGTCGAGCACGACGACACCACCGCGCCCGCGACCGTCGCCGTCTTCGACCAGACCGCGGCCTTCGTCGACATCACCGCGCGCCGCGACCTGGCGGGCCGACCCCGGTTCGTCACGGCGACCCGCAGAGGGTGAGAAGCTAGATCTCATGGCTCAAACGTTCGACTGCTCCGATCCCGACCAGCGGGCGCTCGGAATCTCGTCGGCGGTCAGCGCGCTCAAGGACGGTCGGCTGGTCGTGATGCCGACCGACACCGTCTACGGCATCGGCGCCGACGCATTCAACGGCACCGCGGTGGCGTCGCTGCTCGCGGCGAAGGGGAGGGGCCGGGACATGCCGGTCCCCGTGCTCGTCGGCTCCTGGCACACCATCGAAGGACTGGTGTACTCGGTGCCCACCGCGGCCCGTGAACTCATCCGGGCGTTCTGGCCGGGCGCCCTGAGCCTGGTGGTTCGGCAGGCGCCGTCGCTGCAATGGGATCTCGGGGACTCTCACGGCACCGTGATGTTGCGGATGCCGCTGCACCCCGTGGCGATCGAACTGCTGCGCGAGGTGGGCCCGATGGCGGTGTCGAGCGCCAACAAGTCCGGCAGCCCCGCCGCGGTCACCGCCGCCGACGCGCGCGAACAGCTCGACGACCTGGTCGGGGTGTACCTCGAGGCCGGGCCGTCTGCGCAGGGCGCGGCCTCCACCATTGTCGACCTCACCGGTGCCACGCCCCGCGTGCTGCGCGAGGGTCCCGTCACCGCGGCCGCCATCGCCGAGGTGCTCGGTGTCGAGGCCGAGACGCTCGCGGTCTGACCGACTCAGTGGTTTCCAGTACGGTTCAGCAGGTGGTGCGCGACCCGGTCCAATTGGCTGACGGACTGCTCGCCCTGTCCGATCGCGGGGCGGGTGTTCCGCTCCGCGAGCTCGCACTCGTCGGGCTGACCGCCGCCATCATCACCTACTTCGCGACGGGGTGGGTCCGTGCGCTCGCCACCCGCTGGGGTGCCGTCGCCTACCCGCGTGAGCGTGACGTTCACGTGGCGCCCACCCCGCGCATGGGTGGGTTGGCGATGTACATCGGCGTGGTGGCCGCGGTCCTGCTGGCATCGCAACTGCCCGCGTTGACACGGGGATTCGTGTACTCGTCGGGGATGCCCGCCGTCGTGGTGGCGGGCGGCCTGATCATGGCGATCGGTCTGATCGACGATCGGTGGGGTCTGGATGCGCTGACCAAGTTCGCCGGCCAGATCACCGCGGCCAGCGTGCTGGTCACCATGGGAGTGGCATGGAGCGTGCTGTACATCCCGTTCGGCGGCGTCGGCACCATCGTGCTCGACCAGGTGACCTCGATCCTGCTGACGCTGGCGCTGACGGTGTCGATCGTCAACGCGATGAACTTCGTCGACGGTCTGGACGGTCTGGCGGCCGGACTTGGCCTCATCACCGCCGCCGCGATCTGCATCTTCTCGGTCGGCCTTCTCCGCGACCACGGCGGCGACGTGCTCTTCTACCCGCCTGCCGTCATCTCGGTGGTGCTCGCGGGCGCGTGCCTCGGCTTCCTGCCGCACAACTTCCACCGCGCCCGGATCTTCATGGGCGACTCCGGGTCGATGCTCATCGGTCTGATGCTCGCGGCGGCGTCGACGACGGCAGCAGGTCCGATATCGCAGAACGCCTACGGCGCACGTGACGTCTTCGCACTGATGTCGCCGTTCCTTCTGGTCATCGCGGTGATGTTCGTGCCCGCCCTCGACATGTTGCTGGCGATCGTGCGCCGGACCAGGGCGGGGCGCAGCCCGTTCAGTCCCGACAAGATGCACCTGCATCACCGGCTGCTGCAGATCGGGCACTCGCACCGGCGGGTGGTCCTGCTGATCTACATGTGGGTGGGCATCGTGGCCCTGGGGGCGGCGAGCACGATCTTCTTCGACCCGCGCTACACCGGCGCCGTCATGCTGGCTGCGATTCTGGTCGCGGTCATCATCACTTTGATACCGCTCCTGAGGGGCCGCGAGGACGACTCAGAAGCCGTGTACGACGAAAAGTAGTAGGCCCCGTTTAGGGCCGCCTACCATGTGTTACCCTTTCGGCAGAACCCGAAAAACCTCGCGGGTTGCCGGCCCGGCCCATCGGTTCGCAAGACCGATCGGCGCCGAAACACGACCGACAAAGGGAGCTGCCCCGTGGGTGATTCCACTGCGCATACCGCCCTTCGATACAGTCGTCGGGCACGCACCGGAACAACGTTGTTCAACGCGGACCCCACATGGTTCCGCAGGAGTGAGGTGAAGCAGTGACGACGCCAGCGCACGACGCGCCGTTGGTGTTCCCGTCGGTGGCCTTCAGGCCGGTCCGACTCCTCATCGTCTGCGTTGCACTCACCGGCCTGGCCGTTCTGGCCGCCGGCTTCATCGGGAACGTCTTCTTCGGTGTTTTCTTCGGCGCGGGGCTAGGCCTCGGTTTGCTCAATGCTCTGATGGTGCGTCGCGCGGTGGAGTCGATCACCGCCGAGGACCATCCACTCAAGAAGAAGATGGCGCTGAACTCGGCGACCCGTCTGCTTGTCATCACGGCGGTCGCAATGACCGCCGCTTTCGTCTTCAGGGCACACGGCGGTATCGCAGTGCTCTTCGGGCTGGCGATCTTCCAGGCACTGCTGGTGATGAGCACCAGCATCCCGGTGCTCAAGAAGATCCGCAGCGAGGGACTGAACGTGGTCGACACGGAATCGAAGGATTGAGCTGACCTCTATGACTGGGACCATGACGCAGACCGTGCTCGCCGCGGAAGAGGGTGGCGCTGCCATCCACGTCGGGCACCACACGATGGTGTTCCAACTGTTCGGCATGACGTTCAACGGTGACACCATCATGGCCACCGCGATCACCGCGCTGGTCGTCATCGGCCTGGCCTTCTTCCTGAAGTCCAAGGTCACCTCGACCGGCGTGCCCAGCGGTGTCCAGCTGTTCTGGGAGACGCTCACCATCCAGATGCGTCAGCAGATCGAGGGCTCGATCGGCATGAAGGTGGCGCCGTTCGTGCTGCCGCTGGCCGTCACGATCTTCGTCTTCATCCTGGTCTCGAACTGGCTGTCGGTCCTGCCGCTCCAGTACGGCGGCGCCGACGGTGCCGCTGGCGAGCTCTACAAGCCGCCGGCCTCCGATATCAACTTCGTGCTGGCGCTCGCACTCTTCGTGTTCGTCGCCTACCACGCCGCGGGGATCTGGCGGCGCGGCATCATCGGGCACCCGATCAAGGTCATCAAGGGACACGTCCCCTTCCTCGCGCCGATCAACATCGTCGAGGAGATCGCGAAGCCCATCTCGCTCGCACTGCGACTCTTCGGCAACATCTTCGCCGGCGGCATCCTGGTGGCTCTCATCGCGATGTTCCCCTGGTACGTCCAGTGGGCGCCCAACGCCATCTGGAAGACGTTCGACCTCTTCGTCGGCTTGATCCAGGCATTCATCTTCTCGCTGCTGACGATTCTCTACTTCAGCCAGTCCATGGAACTGGATGAGGAGCACCACTAGAAGCTTGCACCACAGAAGGACAACGAACTCTGGCGGCACGGCCACCAGTTACCAAGGAGGATAAAGGAATGGAAATCGATCCAAACGCCATCATCACGGCCGGCGCTCTGATCGGCGGTGGATTGATCATGGGTGGCGGCGCTATCGGCGCTGGCATCGGTGACGGCATCGCGGGTAACGCGCTGATCTCCGGTATCGCCCGGCAGCCCGAGGCACAGGGCCGGCTGTTCACGCCGTTCTTCATCACCGTCGGTCTGGTCGAGGCCGCGTACTTCATCAACCTGGCCTTCATGGCGCTGTTCGTCTTCGCCACGCCGGGCCTGCAGTAGTCCGTCGGCATGGGTGAACTGACCGTAGCCATCCTCGCGGCCGAAGGCGGTGGGGGACAGAGCAACTTCCTGATCCCCAACGGCACCTTCTTCGCCGTGCTGCTCATCTTCCTCATCACGCTCGGCGTGATTGCGAAATGGGTTGTGCCACCGGTCAGCAAGGTCCTCGCAGAACGCGAGGCAATGCTGGCCAAGACCGCCGCGGACAACCGCAAGTCGGCTGAACAGGTCGCAGCGGCGCAAGCCGACTTCGACGAGGCGATGTCCGGTGCGCGCACCGAGGCGTCGAGCATCCGCGACGAGGCACGCGCTGCGGGCAGGCAAGTCATCGACCAGAAGCGGGCTGCGGCCAGCGGCGAGGTCGCGGACACCGTGCAGCAGGCGGACCAGAAGTTGTCCGAGCAGCGCTCGACGACCGAGTCCGAACTGCAGTCGTCGGTGGATGGGTTGGCGGCCACGTTGGCCAGCCGCATCCTCGGCGTTGACGTGAAATCAGGCGGGAGCCAGTAGATGTCGACATTCATCGGCCAGCTGATCGGGTTCGCGGTCATCGCCTTCATCTTGATGAAGTGGGTCGTACCGCCTGTGCGGGCCCTGATGCAGAAGCAGCAGGAGGCTGTGCGCGTCGCACTGGCCGAGAGCGCTGAGGCGGAGCGCAAGCTCGCTGACGCGGATGCCATGCACGCCAAGGCTCTTGAGGATGCCAAGGCCCAGTCGGGGAAGGTCACCGACGAGGCGAAGCAGGACTCGGAGCGCATCGCGGCCCAACTGCAGGAGCAGGCGGGCGCGGACGCCGAGCGCATCAAGGCTCAGGGTGTGCAGCAGGTGCAGTTGATGCGCCAGCAGCTCATCCGGCAGTTGCGGACGGGCCTGGGTGTGGAGTCCGTACAGAAGGCCGACGAACTGGTCCGCGCGCACGTGGCGGACCCGGTCGCTCAGGCGGCCACTGTCGACCGGTTCCTCGATGAGATCGACCAGATGGCGCCCTCGGCGGTGTCCATCGAGACGGGGGCCTCAGCTCGGCTGCGCGCCGCCAGCCGCGATGCGATGGTCGCTCTCACAGAGGACTTCGACCGTGTCGCAGGTGGTCTCGACACTGACGGACTCACCAAGCTGGCCGACGAACTCGCGTCCGTCGCCAAGCTGCTCGTCAGCGAGCCCGTACTCACCAAGCACCTCGCAGAGCCAACCGAAGATGCCGCTCCCAAGGCGCGCCTCGTTGACTCCCTGCTCTCCGGCAAGGTCGGCGACCAGGCACTGAGCGTTGTGCGCACTGCTGCAACGCAGCGGTGGTCGGCTGAGTCGGATCTGGTCGACGGTGTCGAGCACACGGCGCGGCTGGCACTGCTGAAGCGTGCGGAGGTCGCAGGCGAGGTGGACGAGGTGGAGGACCAGCTCTTCCGTTTCGGACGCGTCCTCGACACTGAGCCTCGTCTGGTCGGACTGCTGAGCGACTACTCCGCACCGGCAGAACGTCGGATCGCCCTGCTCGACAAGGTCGTCGGCGGTGAGGGTGCGAACAGCACGGCGGTCGCACTGTTGGAGCAGACGGTCGCACTGCTGCGCGGCGAGCGCGCCGACGAGGCAGTCATCGATCTCGCCGAACTCGCGGTCGCGCGTCGTGGCGAGGTGGTCGCGCAGGTCAACGCCGCGGCGGAACTGACCGACGCGCAGCGGACGCGTTTGACCGAGGTGCTCTCGCGCATCTACGGGCACCCGGTGTCCATCCAGCTCAACGTCGATCCCGAACTGCTCGGTGGACTCTCGATCGCCGTCGGCGACGAGGTCATCGACGGATCCATCGCCTCGCGACTGGCGGCTGCACAGACCAGCCTGCCGGACTGACCCACAAGACTTATCACCCAGCGACAAAAGGTAGGAAGACGAAGAACATGGCAGAGTTGACAATCTCCGCTGCTGACATCGAAGGCGCTGTCGAGGAGTACGTATCCTCGTTTTCCGCCGACACCGAGCGCGAAGAGATCGGCACAGTCATCGACGCCGGTGACGGCATCGCTCACGTCGAGGGCCTGCCCTCGGTCATGACCAACGAACTCCTCGAGTTCCCCGGTGGTGTGCTCGGTGTCGCACTGAACCTCGACGAGCACAGCGTCGGTGTCGTGATCCTGGGTGAGTTCGAGAAGATCGCCGAGGGCCAGCAGGTCAAGCGCACCGGCGAGGTGCTCTCGGTGCCGGTCGGTGACGCGTTCCTCGGACGCGTCATCAACCCGCTCGGTGAACCGATCGACGGCCAGGGCGACATCGCCTCGGACGCTCGTCGCGTGCTGGAGCTGCAGGCACCGTCCGTGGTTCAGCGCCAGGGAGTGTCCGAGCCGCTGCAGACCGGAATCAAGGCCATCGACAGCCAGACCCCGATCGGTCGCGGTCAGCGTCAGCTGATCATCGGTGACCGCAAGACCGGCAAGACCGCGGTTTGCGTCGACACCATCCTCAACCAGCGTGAGGCGTGGGCGACCGGCGATCCCAAGCAGCAGGTGCGCTGCGTGTACGTCGCGATCGGCCAGAAGGGCACCACGATCGCCAGCGTCAAGCGCGCCCTCGAAGACGGTGGCGCGATGGAGTACACCACCATCGTCGCGGCGCCGGCCTCCGACGCGGCGGGCTTCAAGTGGCTCGCGCCCTACACCGGTTCGGCCATCGGCCAGCAGTGGATGTACGACGGCAAGCACGTCCTGATCGTGTTCGACGATCTGTCCAAGCAGGCCGACGCCTACCGCGCGATCTCGCTGCTGCTGCGCCGCCCGCCGGGCCGCGAGGCCTTCCCCGGTGACGTCTTCTACCTGCACTCGCGGCTCCTGGAGCGTTGCGCGAAGCTGTCCGACGAGCTGGGTGGTGGATCGATGACCGGACTGCCGGTGATCGAGACCAAGGCCAATGACATCTCGGCGTTCATCCCCACCAACGTCATCTCGATCACCGACGGCCAGTGCTTCCTGGAGTCCGACCTGTTCAACCAGGGCGTGCGTCCGGCCATCAACGTCGGTGTGTCGGTGTCCCGCGTCGGTGGCGCCGCACAGATCAAGGCCATGAAGGAGGTCGCGGGCTCGCTGCGTCTGGAGTTGTCGCAGTACCGCGAGCTCGAGGCATTCGCCGCGTTCGCCTCGGACCTGGACGCTGCCTCCAAGGCTCAGCTGGAACGTGGCGCTCGCCTGGTGGAGCTGCTCAAGCAGCCGCAGTACTCGCCGTACTCGGTTGAGGATCAGGTCGTCGCGATCTTCCTCGGCACCAAGGGTCACCTCGATTCGGTTCCCGTGGAAGACGTCTCGCGATTCGAGACCGAGTTGCTGGAGCACGTCAAGGCCTCGCATTCGGAGATTCTCAAGGAGATCCGGGAGACCAAGAAGCTCTCCGAGGAGACCGACCAGAAGCTGGCCGACGTCATCAACGAGTTCAAGAAGGGCTTCGCTGCCACTGACGGCAGCTCGGTCGTCGTGAACGAGGCGGGCGCCGAGGCCATGGACGAGGAAGACGTCGAGAAGGAATCCGTCAAGGTCCGCAAGCCGGCCCCCAAGAAGTAGGACCGGAGAGGTCTGGAGAGCTAGATGGCAGCAACACTGCGCGAGCTTCGCGGGCGTATCCGTTCCGCTGGGTCGATCAAGAAGATCACGAAGGCCCAGGAACTGATCGCCACGTCGCGGATCGCCAAGGCGCAGGCCCGAGTTCAGGCGGCTCGGCCCTATTCCACCGAAATCACGAGCATGCTCACCGAGCTCGCGAGTGCCAGCGCGCTGGATCACCCGCTGCTCGTGCAGCGGGAGAACCCGCGCCGGGCCGGCGTGCTGGTGGTGTCTTCCGACCGCGGCTTGTGCGGCGCGTACAACGCCAACGTGCTTCGGCAGTCCGAAGAACTGTTCGCGTTGCTGCGCGAGGAGGGCAAGGAGCCCGTGGTCTACACGGTGGGCCGGAAGGCGTTGGGTTACTACAACTTCCGTCAGCGCGATGTGGTCGAGTCGTGGACCGGCTTCTCGGAGCGGCCCACCTACGACCACGCCCGCGAGATCGCCGACACCCTGGTGAACGCGTTCATGTCCGGAGCCGATGACGAGGGCGACAACGCGGGCGCAGACGGCATCCTTGGCGTCGACGAACTGCACATCGTCTTCACCGAGTTCAAGTCGATGCTGTCGCAGACCTCGGTGGCACGTCGGATCGCACCCATGGTCGTCGAGTATGTCGGGGACGAGCAGCCGGAGGAGGGGCCGCAGACGCTCTTCTCCTTCGAGCCGGATCCGGAATCGCTGTTCGACGCACTGCTGCCGCGTTACGTGGCCACCCGCGTGTACGCGGCGCTGCTGGAGGCCGCGGCTTCTGAGTCGGCTTCGCGACGACGCGCCATGAAGTCGGCGTCCGACAACGCCGACGATCTGATCAAGGCGCTGACCCTTGCGGCCAACCGCGAGCGTCAGGCGCAGATCACCCAGGAAATCAGCGAGATCGTCGGCGGCGCCAACGCGCTGGCCGACGCCAAGTAAGCCACGTAGGAAGCGAAGAGGATATGACTGCTACCGCAGAAGACACCAAGAATCGCGTCGCTGGCCGCGTCGTGCGCATCACCGGACCGGTCGTCGACGTCGAGTTCCCGCGGGGCTCCGTACCGGAGCTGTTCAACGCGCTCCACGCGGACATCGCTTACGCGGACCTCGCCAAGACCCTGACGCTCGAGGTTGCGCAGCACCTCGGGGACAGCCTGGTCCGCTGTGTCTCGATGCAGCCCACCGACGGCCTGGTGCGTGGCACCGAGGTCTCCGACACGGGCGTCTCCATCTCGGTGCCCGTCGGCGACGGCGTCAAGGGCCACGTGTTCAACGCACTGGGCGCCTGCCTGGACGAGCCCGGCTACGGCGAGGACTTCGACCACTGGTCGATCCACCGCAAGCCGCCGCCATTCGCCGAGCTCGAGCCCCGCACCGAGATGCTGGAGACGGGCCTCAAGGTCGTCGATCTGCTGACCCCATACGTGCGCGGCGGCAAGATCGCCCTGTTCGGCGGCGCCGGCGTGGGTAAGACGGTGCTCATCCAGGAGATGATCAACCGCATCGCCCGCAACTTCGGCGGCACCTCGGTGTTCGCTGGCGTTGGCGAGCGCACCCGTGAGGGCAACGACCTCTGGGTCGAACTCGCGGACGCCGACGTGCTTAAGGACACCGCGTTGGTGTTCGGCCAGATGGACGAGCCGCCGGGCACGCGTATGCGCGTCGCCTTGTCGGCGCTCACGATGGCGGAGTACTTCCGCGATGAGCAGCAGCAGGACGTGCTCCTGTTCATCGACAACATCTTCCGGTTCACACAGGCCGGCTCCGAGGTCTCCACGCTGCTCGGCCGTATGCCGTCCGCGGTGGGCTACCAGCCGACCCTGGCCGACGAGATGGGCGAGCTGCAGGAGCGCATCACCTCGACGCGTGGCCGCTCGATCACGTCGATGCAGGCCGTGTACGTGCCCGCCGACGACTACACCGACCCGGCCCCCGCGACGACGTTCGCGCACCTGGATGCGACCACCGAGCTCTCCCGCGCGGTGTTCTCGAAGGGCATCTTCCCGGCGGTGGATCCGCTGGCGTCGAGCTCGACGATCCTGCACCCCAGCGTCGTCGGCGACGAGCACTACCGCGTCGCGCAGGAAGTCATCCGAATCCTGCAGCGCTACAAGGATCTGCAGGACATCATCGCGATCCTCGGTATCGACGAGCTGTCCGAAGAGGACAAGCAGCTCGTCTACCGGGCGCGCCGTATCGAGCGCTTCCTGAGCCAGAACATGATGGCGGCCGAGCAGTTCACCGGTCAGCCGGGTTCGACTGTGCCGCTCAAGGAGACCGTCGAGGCCTTCGACAAGCTCACCAAGGGCGATTTCGACCACGTGCCCGAGCAGGCGTTCTTCCTTATCGGCGGACTCGACGACCTCGCCAAGAAGGCCGAGAGCCTCGGCGCCAAGCTGTGACGGTTGTCGTAACGCGAAAGGTGGTGTGACATGGCTGAACTGCACGTCGAGATCGTCGCCGTGGAGCGTGAGCTGTGGTCAGGTGATGCCACGTTTGTTTTCACCCGCACCACTGCCGGTGAGATCGGCATCCTGCCCCACCACATCCCGCTGGTAGCACAGCTCGTCGAGGACGCGATGGTCCGCGTCGAGCGTGAGGGTGAGGATGATCTTCGGATCGCCGTCGACGGCGGATTTCTCTCCGTCACAGAAGAGGCCGTCCGAATCCTGGTCGAGAACGCTGCGTTCGAGTCGGAGATCAACGCCGACGAGGCGAAGCAGGACTCCGAGTCCGACGACGAGCGCACTGCAGCATGGGGCCGGGCGCGTCTACGCGCCGTAGGCCAACTGGACTGATCACCGATGAGCGCGTCCATGATGTTCATGGTCGCGCTCGTCGGCGTGCTCCTACTGGCGGTCGCCGCATTGTGTTACCGGCTGTGGAAGCTGCGGCAGGTGGGTGGCACCGCCGCCATCCTGCGTGATGTGCCCGCCGTCGGCGGCCACGGCTGGCGTCATGGCGTGATGCGATACCGGGGTGGCGAAGCCGGTTTCTACCGTCTGTCGAGCCTGCGATGGTGGCCGGATCGCCGGCTGTCCCGTCGTGGCCTGGAGATCGTTGGGCGTCGGACGCCGCGTGGCGACGAGTTCGACATCATGACCCACGAGATCGTCGTCCTCGAACTTCGCGACACCCACCCCGAACGCCGGCGCGGCTATGAGATCGCGCTGGACCGGGGGGCGTTGACGGCGTTCACGTCCTGGTTGGAGTCGCGTCCTTCGCCTCGGGCGCGCAGACGGACGACCTAGCCCGTCTGGTCGTCGCGCCCGCCACCGGGCTTCCAGAGCACGTCGCCGTCCGGATTCGCGACGCGCGACAGGATGAACAGCAGGTCAGACAGCCGGTTGAGGTACTTCGCCGGCAGGACACTGACCGAGTCGCCGTGCTCCTCGATCGCACGCCAAGCCGAGCGCTCGGCACGCCTCGCGACGGTGCGGGCGACATGGAGCAGGGCTGAGAGTGCCGTTCCGCCGGGCAGGATGAATGAGTTCAACGCGGGTAGCGGTTCGTTGAACTCGTCGCACCAGGCCTCGAGGCGGTCGATGTAGTCCTGGCGAATGCGCAGCGGGGGATACTCGGGATTCTCGACGACCGGGGTGGACAGGTCCGCACCCGCATCGAAGAGGTCGTTCTGTATCTGTCGCAACACATTGAGGATCTTGTCCTCGGGGCTTCCGAGGGCCACCGCGACTCCGATGGCGGCGTTGGCCTCGTCACAGTCCGCGTACGCCTCGAGCCGGGCGTCGTTCTTCGAGACCCTGCTGAAATCGCTCAGCCCGGTCGATCCGTCATCGCCGGTACGGGTGTAAATGCGGGTCAGATGTACTGCCATGGTGAAACCGTACCGTCGGCCCCCGGTGGCACGGGCCGACGACGGCTCTCGGAGCCGTCGCACTGCCTTAAACTGAGCCGCGTGAGCGAGCGATTCGTGGTGACCGGTGGGACCCGGTTGTCGGGTGAAGTCGCCGTCGGGGGCGCCAAGAACAGTGTGTTGAAACTGATGGCCGCGGCATTGCTTGCCGAGGGCGTCAGCACCATCACCAACTGCCCGGACATTCTGGATGTGCCGCTGATGGCGGAGGTTCTGCGCGGCCTTGGCGCCACGGTGGAGCTGGACGGTTCGACCGTCAGGATCACCTCCCCGGATGAGCTGAAGTACGACGCCGACTTCGCAGCGGTGCGTCAGTTCCGCGCGTCGGTGTGCGTGTTGGGACCTCTGGTCGGTCGGTGCAAGAAGGCCAAGGTCGCCCTGCCCGGTGGTGATGCCATCGGTTCGCGGCCCCTGGACATGCATCAGAACGGCCTGCGTCAACTCGGCGCCACGTGCAACATCGAGCATGGTTGTGTCGTCGCCGAGGCCGATCACCTCCGGGGTGCCGAGATCCAACTCGAGTTCCCTTCCGTAGGTGCGACGGAGAACATCCTCATGGCCGCGGTGCTGGCGGAGGGCGAGACCAAGATCTACAACGCGGCGCGCGAGCCCGATGTGGTCGATCTC from Mycolicibacterium sp. YH-1 harbors:
- a CDS encoding F0F1 ATP synthase subunit epsilon — protein: MAELHVEIVAVERELWSGDATFVFTRTTAGEIGILPHHIPLVAQLVEDAMVRVEREGEDDLRIAVDGGFLSVTEEAVRILVENAAFESEINADEAKQDSESDDERTAAWGRARLRAVGQLD
- a CDS encoding DUF2550 domain-containing protein, producing MSASMMFMVALVGVLLLAVAALCYRLWKLRQVGGTAAILRDVPAVGGHGWRHGVMRYRGGEAGFYRLSSLRWWPDRRLSRRGLEIVGRRTPRGDEFDIMTHEIVVLELRDTHPERRRGYEIALDRGALTAFTSWLESRPSPRARRRTT
- a CDS encoding cob(I)yrinic acid a,c-diamide adenosyltransferase, with protein sequence MAVHLTRIYTRTGDDGSTGLSDFSRVSKNDARLEAYADCDEANAAIGVAVALGSPEDKILNVLRQIQNDLFDAGADLSTPVVENPEYPPLRIRQDYIDRLEAWCDEFNEPLPALNSFILPGGTALSALLHVARTVARRAERSAWRAIEEHGDSVSVLPAKYLNRLSDLLFILSRVANPDGDVLWKPGGGRDDQTG